A region from the Mucilaginibacter sp. CSA2-8R genome encodes:
- a CDS encoding DUF3050 domain-containing protein — protein sequence MSNQRIAQLKLQIEPLRMQLVQHPLYQNIRSLNDLNVFMEHHAFAVWDFMSLLKALQQKLTCTQPPWMPVGNANNRYLINEIVTGEESDVDQHGNRTSHFELYLKAMQQAGGSANAIQSLFRELQNSKNIDEALLIADIPDAARQFVRHTFDVIATDEAYLQAAVFTFGREDLIPDMFISMVKEISTQFPGKVDLLIYYLERHIEVDGDHHSQLAYQMTAELCGDDDDKWLKATQAVESALTARIALWDGILQALTIPVAQ from the coding sequence ATGTCAAATCAACGCATAGCACAACTTAAATTACAAATAGAACCTTTAAGGATGCAACTGGTTCAACACCCCTTGTATCAAAACATCCGTTCACTTAACGACTTGAATGTTTTTATGGAGCATCACGCGTTTGCGGTATGGGATTTTATGTCGTTATTGAAGGCTTTACAACAAAAGCTTACCTGTACACAACCGCCCTGGATGCCAGTAGGTAATGCAAATAACAGGTACTTAATAAACGAAATCGTAACCGGCGAAGAAAGTGATGTTGACCAGCATGGCAACCGTACCAGTCACTTTGAACTTTACCTTAAGGCCATGCAGCAAGCCGGCGGCAGCGCCAATGCTATTCAGTCTTTATTTCGGGAGTTACAGAATAGTAAAAACATTGACGAAGCTTTACTCATCGCCGATATACCGGATGCGGCACGCCAGTTTGTGCGGCACACTTTCGACGTAATTGCCACCGACGAAGCCTATCTGCAAGCTGCTGTTTTTACCTTCGGTCGCGAAGATTTGATACCAGATATGTTTATCAGCATGGTGAAAGAAATCAGTACGCAGTTTCCTGGTAAAGTTGATTTGCTGATTTACTATTTAGAGCGGCATATTGAGGTAGACGGCGACCACCACTCACAATTGGCTTATCAAATGACAGCCGAACTTTGCGGAGACGATGACGATAAGTGGCTAAAAGCGACCCAAGCTGTCGAAAGTGCATTAACAGCACGCATTGCTTTGTGGGATGGTATTTTGCAAGCCCTCACTATTCCCGTAGCGCAGTAA
- the plsY gene encoding glycerol-3-phosphate 1-O-acyltransferase PlsY, which translates to MISVYSVLVLILAYLFGSIPTAVWVGQAFYGIDVREYGSGNAGATNTFRVLGKQAGIPVMLIDILKGWTATNLAYLLSVTAIGSHHTAAFINYQLALGIAAVMGHLFPVFAGFRGGKGVATLFGMILAIHLQASLLCVGVFILVLLTTKYVSLSSIMAGFTYSIGVTFVFPVYIKSVIIYSMCICVLILVTHQKNIERLLKGKESKVNLFKSKLA; encoded by the coding sequence ATGATATCTGTTTACTCGGTATTAGTTCTTATTCTGGCTTATTTATTCGGATCAATACCTACCGCGGTATGGGTTGGTCAGGCTTTTTATGGCATAGATGTAAGAGAATATGGCAGCGGTAACGCAGGTGCCACCAATACGTTTAGGGTGTTAGGCAAACAAGCCGGCATACCTGTAATGCTTATTGATATTTTAAAAGGATGGACAGCTACCAACTTAGCTTATCTGCTTAGTGTAACCGCTATTGGCAGCCATCATACAGCTGCATTTATAAATTACCAGTTAGCTTTAGGTATTGCTGCAGTGATGGGGCACCTGTTTCCGGTATTTGCAGGTTTTAGGGGAGGTAAGGGGGTAGCTACCTTGTTTGGAATGATTTTGGCTATACACTTACAAGCCTCTTTGCTTTGTGTTGGAGTATTTATTTTAGTATTGCTAACCACTAAATATGTATCGCTAAGTTCGATAATGGCAGGTTTTACATATTCTATCGGAGTTACGTTTGTATTTCCGGTGTACATAAAATCAGTCATCATATACAGTATGTGTATATGTGTTTTAATATTGGTTACACATCAAAAAAATATAGAGCGGTTGTTAAAAGGCAAGGAGTCGAAAGTAAACCTATTTAAAAGCAAATTAGCCTAA
- a CDS encoding DUF2071 domain-containing protein, translating to MPKIKFLQAEWRDLLMVNYEVDPALLKPYIPAFTELDLWQGKALVSMVGFMFMETRVLGVKWPWHVNFEEVNLRFYVRYFDGQEWKRGAVFISEIVPLPLIPLIANNLYNEHYKAMPMRHAVQAATNDCTEYSYDWKFNKRWNRLGATVSNTFAPIENDSAEAFIFEHYWGYNLVNEKSTIEYAVEHESWQIAQVTDTVFDADVAGLYGDGFKEYLKQPYSAFFAKGSEVAVRIAQRIKKASQQPLVSSK from the coding sequence GTGCCGAAGATTAAATTTTTGCAAGCCGAATGGCGAGACCTGCTGATGGTGAATTATGAAGTTGACCCGGCACTGCTAAAACCATACATCCCTGCTTTTACCGAACTTGATTTATGGCAGGGTAAGGCGCTGGTCAGTATGGTTGGTTTTATGTTTATGGAAACACGAGTGCTGGGTGTTAAGTGGCCCTGGCATGTGAACTTCGAAGAGGTTAACCTGCGCTTTTACGTGCGGTATTTTGATGGCCAGGAATGGAAACGCGGTGCCGTTTTTATTAGCGAGATTGTGCCTTTACCATTGATTCCGCTGATAGCCAATAATCTTTATAACGAGCATTACAAGGCTATGCCGATGCGACATGCTGTACAGGCCGCAACTAATGATTGCACCGAGTATTCGTACGACTGGAAATTTAATAAACGTTGGAACCGTTTGGGCGCTACGGTAAGTAACACTTTTGCCCCCATAGAAAACGATAGTGCTGAAGCTTTTATTTTTGAACATTACTGGGGATATAATCTCGTAAACGAAAAAAGCACCATTGAGTATGCCGTCGAACACGAATCGTGGCAAATAGCCCAAGTAACCGATACCGTTTTCGATGCCGACGTTGCCGGCTTGTATGGCGATGGATTCAAGGAATACTTAAAACAACCTTATTCTGCATTTTTTGCAAAAGGTTCTGAGGTAGCTGTAAGGATAGCCCAACGTATAAAAAAAGCCAGTCAACAACCTTTGGTCAGTTCTAAATAA
- the nadC gene encoding carboxylating nicotinate-nucleotide diphosphorylase: protein MDKQIVDDFIHLALSEDVGDGDHTSLATIPAGTQGKAKLLVKDTGVLAGVELAQEIFLIVDSQLKINTYINDGASIKPGDVVFEVQGSVHSILKAERLVLNCMQRMSGIATKTREVCDLLKGTNARVLDTRKTTPGLRYLEKWAVQIGGGVNHRFGLYDMILIKDNHVDYSGGVKQAIYNAQDYLREQNKRLPIEIEVRNLDELNEALEAGGIDRIMLDNFNLSNLKQAVDIIAGRYATEASGGITADTIADYAACGVDYISVGALTHSVKSLDLSLKAVKE, encoded by the coding sequence TTGGATAAGCAAATCGTAGATGACTTTATTCATCTTGCCCTGAGCGAAGATGTGGGCGATGGCGACCATACATCGTTAGCAACAATACCTGCCGGTACGCAAGGCAAAGCTAAACTGCTGGTAAAGGATACAGGGGTATTGGCCGGCGTTGAACTGGCCCAGGAAATATTTTTAATTGTTGATTCGCAGCTGAAAATCAATACCTATATTAACGACGGTGCTTCAATTAAACCCGGAGATGTAGTGTTTGAAGTGCAAGGCAGCGTGCACTCGATACTTAAAGCCGAACGGCTGGTACTTAATTGTATGCAACGTATGTCGGGCATTGCAACTAAAACCCGCGAGGTATGTGATTTGCTAAAAGGTACCAATGCCCGGGTGCTCGATACCCGTAAAACTACGCCGGGTTTACGTTACCTCGAAAAATGGGCGGTGCAAATTGGCGGCGGTGTTAATCACCGTTTTGGTTTGTACGATATGATTCTTATCAAAGATAATCACGTAGATTATTCGGGCGGTGTAAAGCAAGCCATTTATAATGCACAAGATTACCTCAGGGAGCAAAACAAAAGATTGCCCATCGAGATTGAAGTAAGGAATTTAGATGAGTTGAATGAAGCGCTGGAAGCAGGCGGCATCGATCGTATTATGCTTGATAACTTTAACCTGAGTAATTTGAAGCAGGCTGTAGACATCATTGCCGGGCGGTATGCAACAGAAGCGTCGGGCGGTATAACGGCCGACACCATTGCCGATTATGCAGCCTGCGGTGTTGATTATATTTCGGTGGGAGCGCTTACCCACTCTGTAAAGAGCCTTGATTTGAGTTTGAAGGCAGTTAAGGAATAA
- a CDS encoding SPFH domain-containing protein, which yields MADLIFKLWWVLPVMAALVMYKSVLRVFFGMIIVPDDRIGLVVKKFALYGDDQRLPDGRIIATRGEAGMQAKPLAPGLYWRMWPWQYSVTMEPFTIIEQNKLGLVKAKDGAPLDTGRVLGRPVESDKFQDSQRFLENGGQKGPQAAFLTPGSYRINTFLFEIVMVPITQIQENKVGIVTTLDGEPLDKGEIAGDSVAGHRNYQDPMAFIHAGGKKGLQEDVILAGTYYLNPWFVIVEQVEMMHIPIGYVGVVNSFVGPEGTDTSGDAFKHGNIVKKTQKGVWSEPLDPGKHPINIYTHGVEVVPTTNIVLNWANSRSEAHELDKNLSTISVRSSDGFTFNLDVAQIIHVPRNEAPKVIARFGKMKNLVSQVLEPTIANYFRNAAQKSDVIGFLTNRSQRQDDAKQHISQVLADYNVVGVDTLIGDIVPPEALMKTMTDRKLAEEERRTYEIQRSAQLERKEFESAKAGADMQPEVVKSTRQVEINTQMSAAKVAAAKGDAESRVINAKADAENRTVNARADAEAKTIIAKADAQATEVNGTADAGRIKAIGLAEAEVTKQKTEAMGTEQYAIVRVAEALASNGVKLVPDILVSGKDGGNGGMIDALIGNEMLKKLQKENATTSNNN from the coding sequence ATGGTGGGTGCTGCCCGTTATGGCCGCACTCGTAATGTACAAATCTGTACTACGCGTTTTTTTTGGGATGATTATCGTGCCTGATGATCGCATTGGCTTAGTCGTAAAAAAATTCGCACTCTATGGTGATGATCAGCGCCTGCCCGATGGTCGCATTATAGCTACCCGTGGTGAAGCTGGTATGCAGGCTAAGCCCCTGGCTCCGGGTCTTTACTGGCGCATGTGGCCCTGGCAATACAGCGTAACTATGGAACCGTTTACCATTATTGAGCAAAACAAACTGGGCCTGGTAAAGGCCAAAGATGGCGCTCCGCTGGATACCGGCCGCGTTTTGGGCCGACCAGTAGAGTCTGACAAATTTCAAGATTCTCAACGCTTTTTAGAAAACGGCGGACAAAAAGGCCCGCAGGCCGCTTTCCTGACACCAGGTAGTTACCGTATCAATACATTTTTATTCGAAATTGTAATGGTGCCTATTACGCAGATACAAGAAAACAAAGTTGGTATTGTGACTACGCTTGACGGCGAACCCTTAGATAAAGGAGAAATTGCCGGTGATTCGGTAGCTGGGCATCGTAATTACCAAGATCCGATGGCATTTATTCATGCAGGTGGCAAAAAGGGTTTACAGGAAGATGTAATTCTGGCCGGTACTTATTATCTCAACCCATGGTTTGTTATTGTTGAACAGGTAGAGATGATGCACATCCCTATTGGTTACGTAGGTGTAGTAAACTCGTTTGTTGGACCAGAAGGTACCGATACAAGTGGTGACGCCTTTAAACATGGTAACATTGTTAAAAAAACCCAGAAAGGTGTATGGTCAGAACCGCTTGATCCAGGTAAGCATCCCATCAATATATATACACACGGTGTTGAAGTGGTGCCTACCACCAATATAGTGCTTAACTGGGCAAACAGCCGTAGTGAAGCCCACGAGCTAGATAAAAATTTAAGTACGATTAGCGTACGCTCGTCTGACGGTTTTACGTTTAATCTTGACGTTGCTCAAATTATACACGTTCCGCGCAACGAGGCGCCTAAGGTGATTGCCCGTTTCGGTAAAATGAAAAATCTGGTGTCGCAGGTTTTAGAGCCTACTATTGCCAACTACTTTCGCAACGCAGCGCAAAAGAGCGATGTAATCGGATTTTTAACCAATCGTTCGCAACGTCAGGATGATGCCAAGCAACACATCAGCCAGGTATTGGCGGATTATAACGTAGTTGGTGTAGATACCCTGATTGGTGACATTGTGCCACCCGAGGCGCTGATGAAAACCATGACTGATCGTAAACTGGCCGAAGAAGAGCGCCGCACTTACGAGATACAGCGCAGTGCCCAGTTAGAACGTAAGGAGTTTGAAAGCGCAAAAGCGGGAGCCGATATGCAGCCGGAAGTAGTAAAATCAACCCGGCAGGTAGAAATTAACACCCAGATGTCGGCAGCTAAGGTTGCTGCAGCAAAAGGTGATGCTGAATCCCGGGTAATAAACGCCAAGGCAGATGCAGAAAATCGTACGGTTAATGCCCGTGCCGATGCCGAAGCCAAAACTATCATAGCTAAAGCCGATGCACAAGCCACTGAAGTAAACGGTACTGCCGACGCAGGCCGTATAAAGGCTATTGGTTTGGCAGAAGCTGAAGTAACTAAGCAAAAAACTGAGGCCATGGGTACCGAGCAATATGCCATTGTGCGCGTAGCAGAAGCCTTGGCCAGCAACGGCGTAAAACTGGTTCCAGATATTTTGGTAAGCGGCAAAGACGGTGGAAATGGTGGTATGATTGATGCTTTAATAGGCAACGAGATGCTAAAAAAACTTCAGAAAGAAAACGCCACAACCTCTAACAATAATTGA
- a CDS encoding M48 family metallopeptidase, giving the protein MKIAKPIMAFLVGVIFLGCSTVPLTGRKQFLAVSDSQINESAATSYRQLLTDPKTKVITGSSDAQRVKRVGNQLAAAIQRYLSQNGYGDQYSFQWEFNLIQSSEINAWCMPGGKVAVYSGILPITQDDAGLATVMGHEIGHAIAKHSAERISQQYVAQGLGAAVGVAANSSQSGLLKITNALYGTGSQLALLHYSRAQESEADRLGLTFMAMAGYNPNAAVGFWQRMAAKSGGGAPPEFLSTHPSDETRIRDIQARIPEAMKYYKQ; this is encoded by the coding sequence ATGAAAATTGCAAAACCAATAATGGCCTTTTTGGTGGGCGTTATCTTTTTGGGCTGTTCAACCGTGCCCTTAACCGGACGTAAACAATTTTTAGCCGTAAGCGACTCGCAAATTAACGAGTCTGCGGCTACCAGTTACCGTCAATTACTTACCGATCCGAAAACTAAGGTAATTACCGGCTCTTCAGACGCTCAGCGGGTAAAACGCGTGGGCAATCAACTGGCAGCTGCTATACAGCGTTATCTGTCGCAAAACGGATATGGCGACCAGTACAGCTTTCAGTGGGAATTTAACCTGATACAAAGCTCAGAAATCAATGCCTGGTGCATGCCTGGTGGTAAAGTTGCCGTTTACAGCGGTATTTTACCCATTACACAGGATGATGCCGGTTTAGCTACCGTAATGGGCCACGAAATTGGTCATGCCATTGCGAAGCACTCGGCAGAGCGCATCTCGCAACAATATGTAGCGCAGGGCTTAGGCGCTGCAGTAGGAGTGGCCGCAAACAGTTCTCAATCAGGCTTATTGAAAATCACCAACGCTTTATATGGTACTGGCAGCCAACTGGCTTTGCTGCATTACAGCCGTGCGCAGGAAAGTGAAGCCGACCGCTTAGGCTTGACATTTATGGCGATGGCAGGTTACAATCCCAATGCCGCAGTAGGTTTTTGGCAACGCATGGCAGCTAAAAGTGGTGGCGGCGCTCCACCAGAGTTTTTGAGCACTCACCCGTCTGACGAAACCCGTATCCGCGATATACAGGCCCGCATTCCTGAGGCGATGAAATACTACAAACAATAA